A region of Saimiri boliviensis isolate mSaiBol1 chromosome 8, mSaiBol1.pri, whole genome shotgun sequence DNA encodes the following proteins:
- the RPP38 gene encoding ribonuclease P protein subunit p38 encodes MAAAPQAPARGSVRKTRPLVVKTSLNNPYTVCWSALGSEDMHFILQTLGDRFKAIGLQKIEDRKKKNKTPIPKKESGEKCSLTVDTSEGLKEKTDAKQQVSGWTPAHVRKQLAIGVNEVTRALERSELLLVLVCKSVKPAMITSHLIQLSLSRTVPACQVPRLSERIAPVIGLKCVLALGFKKNTSDFADEVRAIIPRVPSLSVPWLPDRTEDAGENLETEPVESQDKELLDTSSEDLSKPKRKLAEGQQASVTLQPLKIKKLIPNPNKIRKPPKSKKATSK; translated from the coding sequence ATGGCTGCAGCTCCTCAGGCACCGGCGCGGGGATCTGTGCGTAAGACGAGACCTTTGGTTGTGAAGACGTCATTGAACAACCCATACACCGTCTGCTGGAGCGCTCTGGGGAGCGAGGATATGCACTTCATCCTGCAGACGCTGGGGGACAGGTTTAAAGCTATTGGACTTCAGAAGAttgaagacaggaagaaaaagaacaaaacacctattccaaaaaaagaaagcgGAGAGAAATGCAGCCTCACCGTTGATACCAGCGAGGGTCtgaaggagaaaacagatgctaagCAGCAGGTGTCTGGGTGGACGCCCGCACACGTCAGGAAGCAGCTTGCCATTGGCGTTAACGAAGTTACCAGAGCCCTGGAAAGGAGTGAGCTGCTGTTAGTTCTGGTGTGTAAATCTGTCAAGCCTGCCATGATCACCTCACACTTGATTCAGTTAAGCCTCAGCAGAACTGTCCCTGCCTGCCAGGTCCCCCGGCTCAGCGAGAGAATCGCCCCTGTCATAGGCTTAAAATGTGTTCTAGCCTTGGGGTTCAAAAAGAACACCAGTGACTTTGCAGATGAAGTAAGAGCCATCATCCCCAGAGTGCCCAGCTTAAGTGTACCATGGCTTCCAGACAGAACTGAAGATGCTGGGGAAAATTTAGAGACCGAACCTGTGGAAAGCCAAGACAAAGAGCTTTTGGACACTTCATCTGAAGATCTGTCAAAACCTAAGAGAAAGCTTGCTGAAGGTCAGCAGGCTTCTGTAACCTTACAACCtcttaaaataaagaaactgattCCAAACCCTAATAAGATAAGGAAACCACCCAAAAGTAAAAAAGCTACTTCAAAATAA